The following DNA comes from Bacteroidia bacterium.
CCATGGGACTGGCGCCGTATGGAAATTTTGAGTTATGCGAAGGCATACTTGATGATTATTTCCCACAATTTGAGAATGAGAGATTGATCAAACCCTCAAAATTGGGAAAATCATATTATTGGAGTGAAAGCGGATCAATGCAATTTCATTTGGATGAAGCATACGAGGCTGAGAAATTAATTTTGAAATACGGGAGGGAGAATGTTGCCGCAGAAGCGCAGCGCAAATTGGAGGAGTGCGTTATGCATTTGGTGTATGGCTGGGTTAAGAAAACAGGCATTAACAGAATTGCATTCGCAGGAGGAGTCATGCTGAATGTGAAGTTAAATCAAAGAATTTGGAACAGCCGGCGTGATTTAATTGTAGAGCAGCATGTATACCCTAATCCGGGTGATTCTGGGCTCGCGGTAGGCGCAGCATTTCTTGAATATTACCGGCATCATAAGTTTAACGGCTATAAATTCGACAATCTTTATTTAGGGCCTGAGTACAGTAATGAGGAAATTGAGAAAGTACTTAAAATTAGAAAGGTAAAATATACTTTTGTAGATAATCCGGCGAAGCTAGGTGCTGAACTGCTTGCAAAGGATCAGATTATTGCATGGTTTCAGGGCAGAATGGAGAGCGGTCCACGCGCACTCGGTAACAGGTCTATTTTAATGAGTCCTTTAAAAGCTGCGAACAAGGATATAATAAATGCTTCGGTAAAGTTCAGGGAAGGTTTCAGGCCGTTTTGCCCCTCATTAACTTATGAAAGCAGGCATGAATACCTTAAAGACTATAAAGATGAATTTTTTATGATTACCTCATATGATGTTACTGACCATAAAAGGGAGAAGATACCTGCGGTTGTTCACGTGGATGGCACCTTGCGTCCTCAAATGGTGCAGAAAGAGACGAATCCAAGGTACTGGGAATTGATTAATGAATTCGGCAAGTTAACCGGGGAGACAATCGTACTTAACTCCTCATTTAATGTGATGGGAGAGTCCATTGTGAATACTCCACAGGAGGCAATCAGATGTTTTTATGATTCGGGGGTTGATGCATTAATTATAGGGAATTATTATTTAAAAAAGGGGGATCATTAGAATTTTATAAAAGGGGAAGAGTTGGGCGATCTGGAGTGGAAACCAAGCAAAAAGATTGAAAAGATTTCCTAAATATAATTGATTGACTAGAAAAACTAAATGGGGCCTAAATGTTAAGAACATAGGCATCAACGTTTCTTTGATTGCGTCATATCTTTTATTTGGCTATATATTTAGAGATTTTATTGCTATTTTCTCTTCGATCATTTTTATATTTCTATTAATAACAAAAAAGACAGAGTATTTACTTTTATTTCTTGGAATTGTTTTTTGCTGTGTCAATTTCTTTGTTGGGCAGAATTACATTCAGGAATCAACACTTACAAAAGTGTTAATAAATCCGAAATTATTTCTTTTTATTGTATTGATCGCCAAAAGCAGGGTAGGTTGGTATGTCAGACGTTTTGATAAAATGCTATTGGCATGGACGTTTATTCATATTACAATAGTAACATTAAGTGATGTATACAATGATAAGATAAATTTAAATGTTCTTTTGCAACCAGCTGCCGTATACGCTTTTTTGATACTAAGAAATATTCATATCGAGAACAAGACAGGTAAGGTAATTGATTTTTTAGTTGCAGTCGGTATTATTCAGATTGTTATATCATTCATGCAGTTTAGCGAAATTATTGACGCCCCAATGACTATAATGGAAGATGGTGAAGGATATTTCTTATGGACTGCCGGCTTAGACGATGCAGCATCCGGCACTTTTGGTGCAGCCTGTTCAAGTCTTACTTCTTGGTTTTGTTCAGCGTTGTTTTTAACTTTATTGGCGATTGGAATAACTATATCGAATCATATAACTGTTTGGATTGGATTATTTTTTCTAATGCATTATGCTTTTATAGATTCGAAAACAGCACTTGGTGTTTCTATTGCTATGACGGTATTCTTCATCATTAGGTTGATTAGAAAAGGAAATTTGAAGCATAGGTATTATTTTGTCATTCCGACAGTAATTATTGGTATTGCAATAATGTCCTATGCGATTGATAAGTATTATACAAGTATAGGAACAAAAGAAGATTATAAGGAATTGGTCACAAAATCAATCTCGGGAGTCACTCAACACTACAAGGAATGGGGCAAAATTGTTGGATTCGTGAATATTACTGAAGAACATCTTCGAGAGGATCCAATGAAGATATTATTAGGATATGGTCGCGGTAATTATAGATACAATGGAAATATGGGAAGGATAGAAGCAATGGATACCCCAGTCATGCAGTATAGTAATTTTACTCGAAGCAGATCTTCTCTGATTTCATCATACGCACAGATTGGTATTTGTGGATTAATAAGCAATATTTTTCTTCTGATTTTAGTTATTCGTTATATTAAATCTATGAAATTCCATACATATTATGGTGCGAGCTTTCTTATTGTTTTCCCTGTGATAATTATCAGTACAATTATATTTATGTTTCTTTACTCCGGAATACAATTCAACGATATCTTTTTTGTTTATTTTCTTTGCCTTGCAGGTTCAGTTTGTGGCGATGAATTAAATCGAGCAAAGGCTTTTTAATTTAGAACGATTGAGAAATAATACAGAGAAATGAATTTAGTCTAGATAGAAGATATGATATATTTTTGTATTCCTGTTCATAATAGAGTTGAATTCACACTCAATTGTCTTGAGAGTATCTATAAATATTGCAGCGTGCCATTTCTTGTCGTTATTTGTGACGATGGTTCTACTGATGAAACACTGAGAAAAGTTAAGTTAAATCATAGTGATGTTATTGTATTGGAAGGTGATGGTAATTTATGGTGGACAGGAGGAATAAATAGATGTATTTCATACATTTTAGAATTAGATAATATTGACTTTGATCGAGATTATATATTCACATTCAATAATGATGCGTTATTGCTTCCTGAAACAATACCGAATTTACTTCAGCATTTGAAAAAGTATCCTTATGCAATCATTGGGTGTGTGAATTTATTTGCAAATAGTAGTAATAAAATTGAACCATCAGCAATCGTCAAGCGGAGAAAATGGGGGTTGAATAGATTGAGCCAAAAGCATCAATGGGGAGAGTTATTTTATACCAGTGAGAATCTTTTAGAAGTTGAGGCTCTTTCGGGTAAGGGAGTTATTATTCCAGTTTCTGTTTTCAAAAACCATGGATTATATAATCAGGAAATGTTGCCACATTATCATGCTGATACTGAATTTACAATCAGGATGAGAAGGCATAATATAAGAGTATTTTTGTCACTAACTGCTTGTATTAAGTCATTTCAACATGAAACTGGTTTATCATTTGCAGGGGACACTCCTAGCTTCATTATGTTTCTGAGAAGCTTCTTCAGCATTAAATCAACACGGCATTTACGTTCTATATATAATTGGAACAAATTGATATACGGAAATGGGTTTATACTCTGGTTTTTTCTTCAACTGGTAGGGATATTTAAGGGGTATATTATAAGAAGGGTTCGAAATCGTTAAAATATGTAAGATGGTATATATATGCATTCCCGTACATAATCGAATCGAATATACTTTAGAATGTATCTCCAGTATTAGAGCCAAAGCTAAAGTCTGTTTTACTATTGTAATATGCGATGATGGGTCAACGGATGGAACCTCTAATATATTAAGGGAGAATTTTCCTGAAGGTGTTTTATTAAATGGGGATGGTAAATTGTGGTGGACAGGAGGAATGAATCGATGTGTTGAGTATGTGCTTGAGCATTCTCTTGATACAGCGGATGTTGTATTTTCGATGAATAATGATGCAGTGATTGACGATAGAACATTCAGCTCTTTATTGGATGCACACCATAAGTCGCCCAAAGCAATCATAGGTTGTGTTAACCTCTTCTATAATGAACGAACAAAAATTGAACCTTCCGCTACACGGAAAACTCGAAGGCTTGGAATTCCCTTTTATCTGATCTACAATAAATGGGGAGAAGATGTGAGAAAGTACCAAGGCTTGCATGCGGTTCATGGACTATCTGGAAAGGGGGTTCTGATTCCAATCAGTGTTTTTAGAAAAATCGGTTTGTATAACCAAGAGAAATTGCCACATTATCACGCTGATACGGAATTTACAATCCGGGCCACTAATGTCGGGATTCCAGTATATATTAGTTATGAATCTCGGGTGTATTCACATCAAAAAGATACGGGCTTGGCTTCAAAGGCAAATAAGCCAGAAATTGGTGTTTTTGTTCGCAGTTTTTCCAATATAAAGTCAACACGTCACTTAAGAAGCCTTTCGAATTCTTGTAAGCTAATATATGGACCTGTATGGCATCGATTTTATTTCTTTGCACATCTGGCAGCTATCTTAGTCGGATTTGGACAGCGGTATTGGAAATATAAATTATCCATAGATGGACGTCATCAGAAACCTGAGGCAGTATGAGGATTCTGATCTCACATTATTCAATTGTTGACCAAAGTGGGTTTGGAAGAACCTTTATGTTAGCAAGAGAATTGGTGAGATTGGATCACCAAGTAACCCTACTAACATCTTTAAGCTCTTTTAGTTACCTCTTTCGACTTTTCAAAGTAGAGGAGCGAGAAGGCGTCAAGATAATTGCCTTCAATGACATCGTGCCTAACTCTATGAGAAGACTTGGATTTGGTGTTCTTGTTCCAATGCTCAAGTTTTTATATTCCGTTACTAATTCGTTTGATATTTTTCATACAGATTCAGGTCATCGTCCTTCCGGTGGCCTTCCGTTTTTGTTTCGAAAAGTTTTCCGTTCCACTGTTTATAGTTCAGAGTGGTGGGACTATTTCGGGAAGGGTGGACTTTATGATACCAGGAAGGGGTTAAAAAAGATATTTATTGGAGGACACGATCTCAGATTTGAGGCATACGATAAAAGAAAAGCTGATGGGCTTGTTTGTCTCTCCTATGCAATGAGGGAGCGTGCCATCAATCTTGGGATTGATGCCGCTAAAATAATTGTTTTGCACGGTGGTGCAGATGTTCGAGGAATTTCTTTTTCCCCAGAGTCAGACCTTAGGCAAGATTTCAAGATTTCTTCGGAAACCCTAGTTTTTGGCTTTGTTGGAATGGATGATCTGGAGTTTGAAGATGTTTCGCTTTTTTTGGACGTCATACAAGAAGTGGCACAGGAAGAACGTAAGGAAATAGCCTTTCTAACTACGGGCGAAAAGATCAATTTTGAGCATAAGGGATTAAGTATGGGAGCTTTAAGAATATTGAATTTTGGATGGGTTGGTTATGAGAAGCTCTCTGAAATATTGGAAATGGCGGACTTTTTTATTCTAACGCAGACCAATAGCTTGAATAATAGTTTGAGATGGCCCAATAAAATTGGAGATTACTTTGCTGCTGGTAGACCAGTGATTGCGAATGATTATGGAGAGATCAGTACGTTGATTCGTGATTTTCCTTCAGGGTTCATATTGACAGATCTTGATAGGGTAGAACTTAAGCGTGTGATACAGTATTGTTTAGGGAATCGGTTCGATCTCTCTAGGAGAATCAGTATTCGAGCATATGCCGAGAACTCTATGAGTTGGAGCATAAGAGCAAGGACCCTGTTAGAATATTTTATTTCGATAGCTTCTCATAGATAGATCCGGGTAGAA
Coding sequences within:
- a CDS encoding glycosyltransferase family 2 protein; this translates as MIYFCIPVHNRVEFTLNCLESIYKYCSVPFLVVICDDGSTDETLRKVKLNHSDVIVLEGDGNLWWTGGINRCISYILELDNIDFDRDYIFTFNNDALLLPETIPNLLQHLKKYPYAIIGCVNLFANSSNKIEPSAIVKRRKWGLNRLSQKHQWGELFYTSENLLEVEALSGKGVIIPVSVFKNHGLYNQEMLPHYHADTEFTIRMRRHNIRVFLSLTACIKSFQHETGLSFAGDTPSFIMFLRSFFSIKSTRHLRSIYNWNKLIYGNGFILWFFLQLVGIFKGYIIRRVRNR
- a CDS encoding glycosyltransferase family 2 protein translates to MVYICIPVHNRIEYTLECISSIRAKAKVCFTIVICDDGSTDGTSNILRENFPEGVLLNGDGKLWWTGGMNRCVEYVLEHSLDTADVVFSMNNDAVIDDRTFSSLLDAHHKSPKAIIGCVNLFYNERTKIEPSATRKTRRLGIPFYLIYNKWGEDVRKYQGLHAVHGLSGKGVLIPISVFRKIGLYNQEKLPHYHADTEFTIRATNVGIPVYISYESRVYSHQKDTGLASKANKPEIGVFVRSFSNIKSTRHLRSLSNSCKLIYGPVWHRFYFFAHLAAILVGFGQRYWKYKLSIDGRHQKPEAV
- a CDS encoding glycosyltransferase, with the translated sequence MRILISHYSIVDQSGFGRTFMLARELVRLDHQVTLLTSLSSFSYLFRLFKVEEREGVKIIAFNDIVPNSMRRLGFGVLVPMLKFLYSVTNSFDIFHTDSGHRPSGGLPFLFRKVFRSTVYSSEWWDYFGKGGLYDTRKGLKKIFIGGHDLRFEAYDKRKADGLVCLSYAMRERAINLGIDAAKIIVLHGGADVRGISFSPESDLRQDFKISSETLVFGFVGMDDLEFEDVSLFLDVIQEVAQEERKEIAFLTTGEKINFEHKGLSMGALRILNFGWVGYEKLSEILEMADFFILTQTNSLNNSLRWPNKIGDYFAAGRPVIANDYGEISTLIRDFPSGFILTDLDRVELKRVIQYCLGNRFDLSRRISIRAYAENSMSWSIRARTLLEYFISIASHR